A genomic window from Oryctolagus cuniculus chromosome 12, mOryCun1.1, whole genome shotgun sequence includes:
- the FSCB gene encoding fibrous sheath CABYR-binding protein, with the protein MEEIDESDQPISVGRQEIRKRRRPSQPMVDKSQQTEVIEKKKHLAMPQSSGPKATLSIGNISGCKGNYGAKEYESIRVSSQLQQTWMKRKRGQEMTDRSLQTDTLIEEEKEIKLIDEMVVPDEKPTSEGEAASELQDSAQEVEIPSSRHSIHQKIDRSQQTSCTGDWTILNIPPKEKVDKEQQTCFSDSQIMVISKPSSSFTRSKEGVQKFISSGKIFAGEHPEFQPATSSSEEIRQKSASRSSFTQVPAEATVVPLEDEFRQEGTTVVVEEASFEAMGVPPVQKVRSELHLPIVEMAHGEVQPPPAEEAIAEAEPSPAEETPVQTLPPAEETGADGPPAERPPAEEPPISVEESPVDVQPQPPEDTLEDIPAEVEPTPADVQSPPAEEGPEEGTSVEVAPEEETPAQVQSPSAEDDLEEAPPTAQSPPAEAALAEEVPPELQPPSAEAGPAEAEPLQAEEAPMEETPDEARLPAAEETSVEEEAAPETWSAAAAEAPTGEALAEIQAPLSEEATAEDGPADEIPAESQSPPGEEVPADEGPAEAQAPLDERAPIEEASAGTQAPSAPGEQIPDEVPSPPADEAAEDEISEEVQILSAEHAPAGEALAGVLSPPAEEGPAEVPSLTGEATREEAPHDAQAPGAEAVPAEEASAEAPFPPTDEATPEFQPPSAEKAPVDEIPAEIPQPVDQNSADEALVENVQTELQSPLVTGTAGGKGSDDLKADKKSEDASKVDPVPEDFSNTKDMVIPTIEVEGVIRVEIKNASS; encoded by the coding sequence ATGGAAGAAATTGATGAATCTGATCAGCCTATCTCTGTAGGGAGGCAAGAAATTCGAAAGAGAAGACGACCTAGCCAACCAATGGTAGACAAATCACAGCAGACAGAagtgatagagaaaaagaaacaccTGGCCATGCCACAGTCATCTGGCCCCAAAGCTACTCTCAGTATTGGTAATATTTCTGGATGCAAAGGCAACTATGGTGCCAAAGAATATGAGTCTATTAGAGTATCTTCCCAACTTCAACAAACTTGGATGAAGAGAAAGCGTGGTCAGGAAATGACTGATAGATCGCTGCAGACAGACACCCTCatagaggaggaaaaagaaatcaaactcatTGATGAGATGGTAGTACCTGATGAAAAGCCAACCAGCGAGGGAGAAGCAGCCTCTGAATTGCAAGACAGTGCTCAAGAAGTAGAAATTCCATCAAGCAGACACTCAATTCATCAAAAAATAGACAGATCTCAGCAGACCAGTTGTACTGGAGACTGGACCATATTGAACATTCCACCCAAAGAGAAAGTGGACAAGGAGCAGCAGACATGCTTTAGTGATTCACAAATAATGGTTATTTCCAAGCCAAGCAGTTCTTTTACAAGGTCAAAGGAAGGTGTCCAGAAGTTTATATCCTCAGGAAAGATTTTTGCTGGTGAACATCCTGAATTTCAACCAGCAACAAGTAGCAGTGAAGAAATTAGGCAGAAAAGTGCCAGCAGATCTTCTTTTACTCAGGTACCTGCAGAAGCTACTGTAGTACCTTTAGAAGATGAATTTAGGCAAGAGGGAACTACAGTTGTTGTAGAAGAGGCTTCTTTTGAGGCAATGGGGGTTCCACCAGTGCAAAAAGTCCGCAGTGAATTGCATCTTCCCATTGTAGAGATGGCACATGGTGAAGTGCAGCCTCCACCAGCTGAGGAGGCCATAGCTGAAGCAGAGCCTAGCCCCGCGGAGGAGACCCCTGTCCAAACACTGCCTCCAGCTGAAGAGACCGGTGCAGATGGGCCACCAGCTGAGAGACCTCCTGCTGAGGAACCACCTATATCAGTCGAAGAATCTCCTGTTGATGTCCAGCCTCAACCCCCTGAGGATACCCTTGAAGATATTCCAGCTGAGGTAGAGCCCACTCCTGCTGACGTGCAGTCTCCACCCGCTGAAGAGGGTCCTGAGGAAGGTACCTCTGTGGAAGTAGCCCCTGAAGAAGAGACCCCTGCTCAAGTTCAGTCTCCATCAGCTGAGGATGACCTTGAAGAGGCCCCTCCTACAGCTCAGTCCCCACCTGCTGAGGCGGCTCTTGCCGAAGAGGTTCCTCCTGAGCTTCAGCCCCCATCCGCCGAGGCGGGTCCTGCTGAAGCTGAGCCTCTCCAGGCTGAGGAGGCACCCATGGAAGAGACCCCTGATGAAGCTCGGCTTCCTGCAGCTGAGGAGACGTCCGTAGAAGAAGAGGCTGCTCCTGAAACTTGgtctgcagcagctgcagaagctcCCACGGGAGAGGCCTTGGCTGAAATTCAGGCTCCGCTATCTGAAGAGGCTACTGCAGAAGACGGCCCTGCTGACGAAATCCCTGCTGAGAGTCAGTCTCCACCGGGGGAGGAGGTGCCTGCTGACGAGGGCCCTGCTGAAGCTCAGGCGCCACTAGATGAGAGGGCTCCCATAGAAGAGGCCTCTGCTGGCACTCAGGCTCCATCGGCTCCTGGAGAACAGATCCCTGACGAAGTTCCGTCTCCACCAGCCGACGAGGCTGCTGAAGATGAAATCTCTGAAGAAGTTCAGATCCTGTCAGCTGAGCACGCCCCAGCAGGAGAGGCCTTGGCGGGAGTTCTGTCGCCACCAGCTGAAGAGGGCCCTGCTGAAGTTCCGTCTCTGACAGGTGAGGCGACCAGAGAAGAGGCGCCGCATGACGCACAGGCTCCAGGAGCAGAGGCAGTCCCCGCGGAAGAGGCCTCTGCCGAAGCTCCGTTTCCACCCACTGATGAGGCCACTCCTGAATTTCAGCCCCCATCTGCTGAGAAGGCTCCTGTCGACGAGATCCCTGCTGAAATTCCACAGCCAGTGGACCAAAACTCTGCAGATGAGGCTCTGGTAGAGAATGTGCAAACTGAATTGCAATCTCCCTTGGtcacaggcactgcaggtggaaaagGGTCAGATGATTTGAAAGCTGATAAAAAATCTGAAGATGCTTCAAAAGTGGATCCTGTTCCTGAAGATTTTTCTAATACCAAAGACATGGTGATTCCCACTATTGAAGTAGAGGGCGTCATTCGTgtagaaataaaaaatgcttcCTCCTGA